GATTTTCCAAAATAATGGCCAGGAGGGGAGCTGAATCTGTGATTAGACATGACACACTGTGTTctgggggggtgggtggggggtggtggtaaagaaaagattcagaaaaaaaaaaaaaatcaacactagGGTGTTTCCCAACAAAATTACTGAATGTTGAGAATGAGGAAGAGTCCCTGAGCAATCTGAAAGAAGGAGCAGTGACTTCCGAGGGGACGGTCGGGAGCCCCCGGCCCTCTGCAATGGGGCGGTGCACAGGGAGGCTCAGGAGAGTGGTCACGCCCCACGAGCAGGCGTGCCATACCCCAGGGTGACATTTCTCACCCCAGGTCCAGTCCTACATCCCAATGAgcacaaactcacacacacacagcaggagTGCTGAGGGAGGAAGCAAGGCCCGGAAAGGTCACGCCGTGCACGCTGCCATTCAAGCATGAAGGTGCCGCTGAGGCTGCAGACGTAGATGTTGCACATCTTGTCGGTGCACAGATAACACCGCTAAAACAAGATCGGGGACAAAGTCTGTGAATTCCTCTCCCTTGTCTAGTGGTTAATGCACACTCGATtggtttaattaaaaaagaaaaagagatctaACATCATTAAAGGGAACCACCAGAAGTACAAAAACTACAGCCCAAGCGTGAAGGAAGGTGGAAGGATTGTGTGCCTAATACAGTCTTCAGGTTTCATAGCTGACTGTCAAAAGACATCACCCAAATCTATCAGATCACTAGACACTAAGATGAACATGAAAGAAACGAAGACAAACTCATTAAAAACATGCTGCTGCTGCTTATGAACCTGCAGACAGGGCAAGCTTTGTGGGACAGCTTGGCTGGCTCCCTTGGTGTCAGTGGGACGGTGGCAGGCTGAGGGCTGGGAGCATGTAAATCGCACTCACTCACCCGCGTCCATGCCTGGGCTGGGAGATTCGGGCGGCGGGGCTGGGACGGGCGGGGCTCCCTGGGCATCTCTGCATCCATCAATGTGGACTCTGGACTTGGCCTCTCTTGTGTGTGGCTCCAGGGGAAGCAATCAATCTGTagtctttgagacagggtcccactctgttgcctggggcggagtacagtggtgtcaccatagcttacagcaacctcaaactcctggactcaagcaatccttttaattttttgtagagacagggtcttactatgttgcccacgGTCTCAAACACTTGAagtcaagcaagcctcctgcctgagcctctcaaACTGCTatgattataggaatgagccaccatgcctggcaagaTGGGCTTTTAATTCTATTGAGgcagggcggtggctcacgcctgtaatcctagcactcagggaagccgaggcaggaggatcgctgaaggtcaggagttcgagaccagtctgagcaagagtgagacccccgtgtttactaaaaagatagaaattaattggtcaactaaaaatacatagaaaaaatgaggaggttgctgtgagttaggctgacgccatggcactctagcctgggtgacagagtgagactctgactcaaaataaataaatctattgaATTGGCAGGTGTGATGCCCAGTGCTGGCAGGCACAGGAGATTTATTGCTGGCAAGAGTAAGCCGACAAAACCACATGGGAAAGCAATCCGGCAATGTGCACCAAAATGTTAAATTCTATTTGTTCtaacaatcccactgctagggATTTACCTTTCAGATATAAACAAAAGCTGACCAAAATATTTAGTACAaacatgttcactgcagcactgaaTATACTAGGAAAAAAACTAAACACCCAGGTGTCCATCTGCAGCAGTTCAAACCCCACGGCCACCCTGCTAAAGGACCACGCCCACCATGGGTTACGGCCTCAGCTACCAGAAAGAACTCTCCCAGCTCACGTGCACACCCACCGGTGCCCCTTCCCTCACATCTCCCGTGCAACTGGACTGTCTGCACACCCACCACTGCAGCTTACACTCCCTCAGGGTGTTACAGACTTCTGCAAGACCCCACACACCCCTCACTTCTCAAGCCTCCTCCGTGGCCTCCCTGCAGTCCTTCCCTCTCCACTTCCAGCCACAGGGCACCTGCAAGGACTGTTTCCTGGCCTGCCTCTATTTTCCTCCCCCAGTCCCCAGGGAAGGCCTCTGGTCATCCCAAGGAGATAAGATTCCAACGGgcagcggtggctcacacctgtaatcctaacactgtgggaggccaaggagggagaatcgcttgaggtaaggagtttgagaccagccacaGCAAGAGccagacgccgtctctactaaaaatagctggacaaccaaaaatatatagaaaaaattatccatgcatggtggcacatgtagtcccagctacttgggaggccgaggcaggaggatcgcttgagcccaggagtctgaggttgctatgagctaggctgacgccacggcactctagactgggcaacaggagactctgtctccaaaaaaaaaaaagatttcgcCAACAGCCACCCTACCTTTTAACAGTCAGTACTAATTTCACACTTTTAACAGTTGCCATTTTACTTTGGATGTCACTGGTATTTGTCTTACTCCACCAAATCATTAGTTCCATGATAGCAGGGTCTGTGCCTACACTGTCCCTGGCACCTAGTCTATaacagacactcaataaatacttggcACGTCACACAGGAAGCAACGAGACAGATCTGTGCTTTTTGCCAGCTGATGAAATGACCAGGAAAGGTGGGCAGTCTGACACGGAGAGGCTTCTAGGTGGACACCCGGGGCGCCTTCACCCGGGCAGTGTGAAAACTTCGCTCCCTTTCGTTTGATCGAAACAATGATCTAACCGAGACAGCTGCTCTAAACTGGACCATTAGGGCTGCACATGACAGCAACCCAACAAATTACCCCAAGCAAAATCAGGAAAACTTGGGGCAGGGCTTGTTTCGGCCATGGCCGGGTCCAGGTACCCCCGCCAGGGTGTagagcccgccccgccccccaccgcTTGTGTTGGCTCCTCTCCAGCACCCGGCTGCAGCCTCAGGTGCCCCCACGCATGAGAACAAGATACACCTTCGCGGCTCCAGCAAACTCACATGCGACTGGGTCTGCCTGAGGCCAGGATCCTGCAGGCTTCATCCCTGACGTGGGCGtggcctggaggctgggggcggggcccacCGGGGCAACATCCCACCCCCAGCACTGAGAGCACTGAGGTGTGGTTTGTTAGAGGAAATGCAAGTGGCTACTACAGCACAGGGAACAGATGCCAGGAAGCCAAAACACACGTCACTGTAAACTGGTAAGTgtacttttttgggggggcagggtggggatcAAACTGTTAATAGTAGCTTCCACTGGGACAAGGTACCGGCACCAGGGAGGGCTATGCTTGTCACTTTGCACCATTAATTGACATTTTCTAACCTGTACatgtgctatttttaatttcttaaaatcacaATTAAGTTTTCTCCAAAGaattttagttcttaaaaatgaTACCTGTCTATAAATGTTCTCTTACTCAGAGCATGAACAGCAAAATCAGACATTAATAGTAGCACATCATGTTAGTACCGTAAAAAAACCACCACAAATTTAGGCACTTTATCGGAgagaaatgcttagaaataaatgAGGTTATCGGGTCGTCTGCCACACCCCACAGGGCCACAGCTGATTCTCTGTATACGCTAAAACTGTCACACTGAATGGAACCTATGAACCCTCGACCCCAGAATCTCTCTTTCCTAAATAAGGAAACACAACAGGTTTTATCGACCACATAAAACCTGACAGGCACACAAAAAGTTCTCTCCAACTGATGAGTGCAATTCAAGTCAAAAAAGGTCGAAGTTAACTACTCAGGATTTCCAAGCGATATTATTTTCTGTTCTGCTCTGCCTGCAGAGATTGTGGATTTACACGCCCTGGCTGCCTggttatatatctgtatatatatatttaggtatCAGAGCTCGAGGCAGGGCCACCAGAGCATGTCCTACCGCCATAGCAATGAAAACGTTTGTGGCAGAAGAGTCTGACTCAattaacagttttaaaaacttGTCTGATTAGCATCTGCTATCCTTTTAGTTAACAGAAAGTAAAGAGCACGGCACAGCAGGCCCCTAGTCAGAGCACGGAGGAAGGGCATGGAACCTCAGTAGCGCCCACGACTCGCCAGGTTTCAATGGGAAAAAGCAACACGGTCCAGTCCATGTAAGGAGTTTCCATAGTAAACATGAATTTGTCAGTATCTGACATTACTACTTATAAAACCTGTCTTCTTATTTGAAGGCTTTTAAATACTAATTCTCGTACTGACAGTGGGACAGACCATTTCTAGAAGAAACCAGAATGTCATTTGGTGTGTGGTTTCCTGTGCCCACCCCCGCCCGAGCCCGGCGGGGCTCCATGTCCGTGTGTCCGTCTGCAGAGCACCACGCTGCCCGTCACAGGTCCTCCCGTCCGCTCCCGGCCCGACCGTCTGCCTTGGAGGCCCGAGGTTTCGGGTcgccttccttcttctttttgcccttgtcttgctttgttttatttttctctttgcttcctcctcctttgccagGGTACACCTGTCCCTCCAGAGTGACATCAGCACACCTGTCTTGACTGACCAAAAAGTCCTTGATCTCCCAGGCGTAACTCCCATCACGCAGCATGAAGATGGCCCGGTCTGATCCCACGATGAACCTGGACAGAGACGCGGTCACAGTTAGCATACGCCAGGAAGGGCTAATGGTCAGAGCAGTTCTGTGGCACTTACCAAGAAAAACAGTGCGTTTCCCATTCTACGTGAAGACAACAAAACACTGTGTTATCCCAGGCCTAATAGCTGATGCAAAATGTTTGAAAACGTAACTGACTGAACTATTAAACAAACACCCAGCTCAGATCAAAACAGACACAGACGCTGGCTCTTCCTCTGTGGTATAAGCGGACGCTCATGTTAAGACAGAACACTGGGAAAAGCTCTGCAGGATACTGCAGCAAGAGCACAGGGGCTGCTGGCGCGGCGGCAGCTTCCGTTCATATGTGTTTTATATTCTGAAGTGTCCAGTTAAAGTTTTATGCAGAAAGACGTATGCTGATAAAGGCTGAAAACCACTGCCTTAGAGTGGGCCGTGATAAGAAGCCCTTGAAGGGCTCAAGACGACACTCGGCCACCAGACACAAATCCTAACCCCAGAGGTTGACAGCAATAGCCCAGCTCGTCCACACTTGAGAGATCCCAAGGAGCAAAGAGGAAGAGAACGGGGTCAGGGTGGACCACTGGGTGGCCAGCGGGCACGAGTCTTCTGTTCCTGAGGGACTGCACCACACTGTCACCCTCCCATTTATAACATTCCCACCACACCAGAGTTGTACTTCCAAACCAGTCCACCAAGACCTTTATTTGTTCTCTTTAAGTGTCtgtttaacacagtgcctgccacaccagaaaaaaaaaaaaaaaaaaaaaaaaaaaaaccccaacttttccttggagccacagtgttttattacgaaatagaataaaacttcaaaaacaaaaggaacttttctaatttaatgaaaaatctgttattgacttctattcatttaaccaacagttttagaattaaattgtcaacatTAATTGTAATactaagaacatcaacaagtgaCACTTTCACAAGGCAActaactgcagggttttgcccaggtttgCCTTCACGAGGACCCAGACTGAAAACTAACGTGAGTTAAATAAATAGCTAATGAAAGCATTCTGCTGGCTTGGACCTTATCTACATATATTTGCTCAACTAAGATATTTGAAGACCCTCAACTTCAAAACTGTTGTTGAAGGGAAAAAGCAGACTCCTTAACATTGCATCTCAGAACCATGCTGAGCCGTGAAAACCGGGCCCCTTCACGTTAAATAAGCTGTCTGTGCAAAGTACGGTCCAAACTCTGTGTGAACAGGGCTACACACAAGCCTTCTCCACTGAGCAGAAACTTCCGAAGGAAGCAAACTGCCACTAATTTGTCCCTCTGAAAGGCTATGCTATACAaccttttatttatgaaataaaagctaaagatataaagataaataaaagtttaggatcaaatgagaaagtaaaaacaaacaaacaaacaaacaaacttattGGCTTTGACCAATAATGATGCTCTTCTTTAAAGgacaaaaagttaaataaataaatgagcgagaccccgtctctactataaatagaaagaaattaattggccaactaatatatatagaaaaaattagccgggcatggtggcgcatgcctgtagccccagctactcaggaggctgaggcaggaggatcgcttgagcccaggagtttgaggttgctgtgagctaggctgacgccatggcactcactctagcctgggcaacaaagggagactctgtctcaaaaaaataaaataaaataaaataaaaaattaattaattaaaagcagCTACGGCTGGGAAGGCGCAGGCCCCGGGCAGGTGCTCCAGGACAATGCCTGCCACAACCACAGGAcagccgcgcccggcctgccacgCCCTCAGCCAAGTTGGAGCTTTACCTCTGGACGTCGTAGTTGGCATTGAACAGACTGCCCTGCCAGAGGCTGGTGATCTCCTCCGTCTCCTTCTCGGTGGGGCTTCCCGACACGGTGACAAACATCATGAGCGTCTTCCCTTTCTTGGTCATCTGCAATATGCTTTCAGGCTTGCCCGGGTCTATCTTTGAGAAGTCAACGGGCGCAGGGCGTCTCTTGTGCTCTGGAAGGTCTCCTTCTTCTATGTCATCATCTTTCTATCGGGGTGGGGGGAGAGCAGCAAACTTGTCATCAGAAACTTGCTTCTCAACTGTCACAGGCAAAAACGTCTGCACATGATACCGGGTGCAGGTACCTGACCTAAGTCgtgacagaaaaaggaaaactcaagGGTTTTCCCCCTCTACTTGACTTCCGAGCAAAGCCTAAGTTTCAGGCAGTACCTACCACCCCTCACTCCAGGTTACCAAACACAGGGAACCAAAGAATCTACCCAATATGGGGGGATGTAGAAATGGCCACGTTGTGGTATGACCACAAGATGAAACACTTCACAGCAACGCAGAAGAACAAATACCGATACAGGCAACAAGTCTCAAAAGTACTGAGTGACAGAAGTCAGCcacaaaataagacatacaatTCCACTTATTTAAGGTAAGAAGAGGCAAAACTAGTCTAGGGTGACAGAAACTAGAACAGTGGCTGCCTATGGGGGGGCTAGGAGGAGGGACTGACTGAGAAGGGACACAAGAACTTTTCTGGGGTGCTGGAAATAGTGTACATTTTGACAGGGATGTGCATTACACAGATGTATCCACCTGTCAAAACTCACTGCACTGTATACTTAAAATCTGCTTCAATGATTCACTAGGCAGACCAAAAAAAGTGCATTTGGTATGTATCCATTCACCTAAGGAACAAGCGCTGTACAGAAACATTCAACTCTAGTTAGCAGTCTGCTTTCTGCAGTGGCATGAGCTAGCAACTCTGACATGCCTTCTGTGACAGCCGGGCTTGAGCCAAGGAGTAAATATTTTGAGGATGAGCGCCAGGTTGCTCACTTTTGAGAAGAAAGTTACAAATAAGAAAGGGGGAAGAATGTACCCTGTGGTATTCAGCTGAAACTGAAGGCATCAGGACAAGACTCGTGGTTTTTAATAGATTAATAGATAGGTAGAGAgataaaacacttaaaagaaCCTGGgttcctggggaaaaaaaggctaATTAGAACAAGGAACATAGACAATGAGCCCAGAATATCTTCTTGCATCACAAAATAAGAACGTGCTCAAAGAATCGTggaataggctgggtgtggtggctcacccttgtaatcccagcactttgcgaggcaggaggatcacttgaggccagtagttcaagaccagcctgggtaacatagagagacccagtttcctcaaaaaaatttaaaaaataaaaaaaattagctggttgtggtggcgtgtgccttaagtcccagctactctggaggctgaggcaggaggattgcttgagcccagggttcacttgaggccagtagttcaagaccagcctgggtaacatagagagacccagtttcctcaaaaaaatttaaaaaataaaaaaaattagctggttgtggtggcgtgtgccttaagtcccagctactctggaggctgaggcaggaggattgcttgagcccagggttcaaggctgcagtgagctaataTTGTTACCAGTGtactcagcctgggtgacagagcgagatcctgtctttggaaaaaaaaaaaaaagaaaaaaggaatcatGTAACATGTCAAAATGACAGAGAAGCCAATTTGAAGCAGCTCTCATGGGCTAAATCTGGAATAATctgaacatcaaaataaatagtaGTAATGATTTATAATCCCCCCCAAATAAAATAAGAGCCATTGAATCCATacaattatataaacaaatgaataaattactaaCAGCAAACATAGATGGATAAAGAATATTTACAAGAATCACGTTCTAGAAGGAAGGAACCAGGTTCCCTGGAGGAAAGGCTAACTTGAGCAACAACACGAAATGAAGTGCTGACGGTGCGTGCTACGACACGGGCGAGCCAGGAGAGCACCGTGCTAAGTGCAAGACAGCAGATGCGGAAGACACAAGGCTAACTTGAGCAACAACACGAAATGAAGTGCTGACGGTGCGTGCTACGACACGGGCGAGCCAGGAGAGCACCGTGCTAAGTGCAAGACAGCAGATGCGGAAGACACACATCCTACGACGCTGCATAGGAAATGTCAAGAGACACATCTGTTGAGACAGATtaggggtggggggatgggagaaaaagggggaggggtgatctagggtttctttttggtgtGATAAAAACATTCTAAAGTTGATGGAGACGATGGTAGCTCAACTCAccgaatacactaaaaaccactaTAATGTATACTTTAAGTGTGTGAACTGTATATGGCATgcgaattatatctcaataaagctgttaacaaaaaaaaacaaaacaaaacctaaaatgaGACAAAAAGCCCCTATGTCACACTCATTTGGTCCTCTTGACAAACCTCTGAAGGGCCAAGGCTTAAGACCCCCAATAACAATGAAATATACTAAAACTATTTTCAATAACAAGTGAGAACAGAAGAATTCTACAGCGGCGCTG
This genomic interval from Microcebus murinus isolate Inina chromosome 7, M.murinus_Inina_mat1.0, whole genome shotgun sequence contains the following:
- the MESD gene encoding LRP chaperone MESD, which gives rise to MAASGWARAALLLLCASDLLLLLSPREACAAEGPAGTPGEAGPPPRKKKKDIRDYNDADMARLLEQWEKDDDIEEGDLPEHKRRPAPVDFSKIDPGKPESILQMTKKGKTLMMFVTVSGSPTEKETEEITSLWQGSLFNANYDVQRFIVGSDRAIFMLRDGSYAWEIKDFLVSQDRCADVTLEGQVYPGKGGGSKEKNKTKQDKGKKKKEGDPKPRASKADGRAGSGREDL